Proteins from one Syntrophales bacterium genomic window:
- the tatC gene encoding twin-arginine translocase subunit TatC, producing MDNTTEEKQPVTSHLEELRKRLIYSFIAVGVSFLICFTFKEWLFKILTLPLIATLPENSSMIFTSLPEAFFTYLKVSFFGGLFLASPFVLYQIWKFISPGLYVSEKKYAFPFVLFSTIFFVGGSLFAYFVVFPFGFKFFVGFATDFIKPMLTLKEFLSFSCKLLLAFGIIFELPIFMFFMARIGLVNSRTLSAKRKYAILIAFIVAAVLTPPDIVTQIMMAIPVMLLYEISIWVVKLSEKKEAKNKV from the coding sequence ATGGACAATACTACAGAAGAAAAACAGCCTGTCACTTCCCATCTGGAAGAGCTGAGAAAAAGACTCATATACAGTTTCATCGCGGTAGGTGTCTCTTTTCTAATATGCTTTACCTTTAAGGAATGGCTCTTCAAGATTCTTACTTTGCCTCTTATTGCCACACTCCCCGAAAACAGTTCCATGATATTTACGAGTCTCCCTGAGGCATTCTTTACGTATCTTAAGGTATCCTTCTTCGGAGGATTATTTCTCGCCAGCCCATTTGTCCTGTATCAGATATGGAAATTTATATCTCCGGGACTTTACGTCTCAGAGAAAAAATACGCTTTCCCGTTTGTCCTTTTCTCCACCATCTTCTTTGTTGGGGGATCTCTCTTTGCATATTTTGTTGTTTTCCCTTTCGGGTTTAAATTCTTTGTCGGTTTTGCTACGGATTTTATCAAACCGATGCTTACCTTAAAGGAATTCCTCTCATTTTCGTGTAAGCTTCTCCTCGCATTCGGCATCATCTTCGAACTCCCCATCTTCATGTTTTTCATGGCCCGGATAGGCCTCGTAAACTCCAGAACATTGTCCGCCAAGAGAAAATATGCCATACTAATTGCCTTCATTGTTGCCGCAGTGCTTACCCCTCCTGATATTGTCACCCAGATAATGATGGCCATCCCGGTAATGCTGCTGTACGAAATAAGCATCTGGGTCGTAAAATTGTCAGAAAAAAAGGAGGCCAAGAACAAAGTATAA
- the tatB gene encoding Sec-independent protein translocase protein TatB has protein sequence MNSKLETRNSITEDSIMFGIGMPELIVILVVALIIIGPKKLPDIAKALGKGLSEFRRATNDVKETLNVDEIKDEIDDIKDSLVHGKNDEKPLSSEKDNKERHKDT, from the coding sequence TTGAACTCGAAACTCGAAACTCGAAACTCAATAACAGAGGATAGTATCATGTTCGGTATTGGCATGCCTGAGCTTATAGTCATTCTCGTTGTGGCATTAATCATTATAGGTCCGAAAAAACTGCCCGATATTGCTAAAGCTCTGGGGAAAGGCTTGTCCGAATTCCGAAGGGCCACAAACGATGTTAAAGAAACTTTGAATGTAGATGAAATCAAGGATGAAATAGATGATATAAAGGATTCACTTGTACACGGTAAAAATGACGAAAAACCACTCTCATCCGAAAAAGACAACAAAGAGAGGCACAAAGACACATAG
- a CDS encoding histone deacetylase, translating to MSLKTGIVKDYKYLRHETGSYHPESPERLEGMYEMIEAPDMKGKFIEIEPRHATHEEIGMIHQSSYIDLVASTAGKAHTSLDPDTSTSPESYDVAKLAVGGMCNAIDSVVKGEVDNAFAFVRPPGHHAEANRAAGFCIFNNVAIGALHAIKNHNMEKVLIIDWDLHHGNGTQHSFYDDPRILYFSTHQYPFYPGTGGVQEIGNGKGEGYTINVPLRSGPGDSEYLKIFRQILQPVAIEFNPDIVMLSAGFDIYYKDPLGGMKVSPGGFGEMTRVLMDIADRCCGGKFVVILEGGYHIAGIAESARVVLNEMCGETCVTEEELAKTAGDASSSIDTVIETVIGQIKPFWPVF from the coding sequence ATGTCTTTAAAAACAGGAATTGTGAAAGATTATAAATACCTAAGACATGAGACTGGTTCTTATCATCCGGAATCGCCTGAAAGACTGGAAGGAATGTACGAAATGATCGAGGCTCCGGATATGAAAGGGAAATTTATCGAAATAGAACCTCGCCATGCTACTCATGAAGAAATAGGGATGATCCATCAGTCTTCTTATATAGACTTGGTTGCCAGTACAGCCGGTAAGGCTCATACGTCACTTGATCCAGATACATCTACATCACCGGAATCATACGATGTAGCAAAGTTGGCTGTAGGGGGGATGTGTAATGCCATAGACAGTGTTGTTAAGGGAGAAGTGGACAACGCCTTTGCCTTTGTAAGGCCTCCGGGGCACCATGCGGAGGCGAACAGAGCAGCCGGTTTCTGTATATTTAACAATGTTGCCATCGGTGCTTTGCATGCGATAAAGAATCACAATATGGAGAAGGTGCTCATTATTGACTGGGATCTGCACCATGGAAACGGTACACAGCACTCCTTCTATGATGATCCTCGAATTTTGTATTTCTCGACACACCAATACCCATTCTATCCTGGTACGGGTGGTGTTCAGGAGATAGGTAATGGAAAAGGAGAGGGATACACAATAAATGTTCCACTAAGAAGTGGGCCGGGGGACAGTGAATATCTAAAGATTTTCAGACAGATTCTTCAGCCGGTCGCCATTGAGTTTAATCCTGATATAGTCATGCTTTCGGCTGGATTTGACATCTATTACAAGGATCCCCTGGGTGGAATGAAGGTTTCTCCTGGTGGTTTCGGTGAGATGACACGGGTCCTTATGGATATTGCCGATCGTTGCTGTGGTGGAAAATTTGTTGTAATTCTTGAAGGTGGTTATCATATCGCCGGCATTGCTGAATCGGCAAGGGTGGTGCTTAATGAGATGTGCGGAGAAACTTGTGTAACCGAGGAGGAGCTGGCAAAAACAGCAGGGGATGCCAGCAGCTCAATAGACACGGTTATTGAAACGGTTATTGGGCAGATCAAGCCGTTTTGGCCGGTGTTCTGA
- the gatC gene encoding Asp-tRNA(Asn)/Glu-tRNA(Gln) amidotransferase subunit GatC, with protein sequence MITKEEVGHVAHLARLHFNEVEQEKFTSQLNDILMYIDRLNKVDTPDIQPTTHAISLNNAFRDDVVKESLGRDLALTNAPDEKESCFRVPKVIE encoded by the coding sequence ATGATAACGAAGGAAGAGGTGGGCCATGTGGCACATCTGGCAAGACTTCATTTTAACGAGGTGGAGCAGGAAAAATTTACATCTCAGCTCAATGACATACTGATGTACATTGATAGGTTAAATAAGGTCGACACCCCTGACATTCAGCCAACGACACATGCGATCTCTTTGAACAATGCCTTCAGGGATGATGTGGTTAAGGAATCTCTTGGCCGTGACCTTGCACTGACCAATGCCCCCGATGAAAAGGAGAGCTGCTTCAGGGTGCCGAAGGTTATAGAATAG